ATTTTGCGACCTCAAACAATGGTCAAGCAGCGGATCGGAAAGGCAGTTTGCCTCAGATAGTCGGCCTTTTTCCAGCCGATACAAGCTGTTACTGTACCCCGCCGAGAAGACCTAAAGCGCGCCATGGATTGGATTCACAATTTGCTGCGACCCATCCTGACAGTGTTGACCTGCTTGAGCTTGAGCGCTCCGTCCTTCGCGACCATTAGCGAGAGCCACGGTTATGCGCAGTTCGGCACCCTCAAGTATGCGCAGGACTTCACCCACTTCGACTGGGTGAATCCCGATGCGCCCAAGGGTGGTCGCGCGCGCTTGATGGCCTCGGGAACGTTCGACACGCTCAACCCCTACACTTTCAAGGGCACCAGCCCGACAGCGACCCCGGGTTTCCTGCAGTACGGCATCAGTGAGCTGAACGAGCCGTTGATGGTCGGCACCGGAGTCTATGACCCATCAGGCGACGAGCCTGCTTCGGCCTACGGACTGATTGCCGAGAGCGTCGAATACAACGAAGACCGTAGCTGGGTGGTATTCAATCTGCGCGATTCGGCCCGCTTCCATGATGGCCATCCGATCACCGCTTACGACGTGGCCTTCTCATATCGTCTGCTGGTCAAAGACGGCCATCCTCGCTACCGCACCGACCTCAAGGGTGTCGAACGGGTCGACATCCTCAACCGGCACCGCATTCGTTTCGTCTTCGACAAACCCGGCCAACCGTTGCTGATCATGCGCCTGGGTGAGCTGCCCGTCCTGCCGCAACACTACTGGAAAGACCGCGATTTTCGCGCGACGACCTTCGAGCCACCATTGGGCAGCGGGCCCTACCGCATCAGCGAGGTTCAGCCCGGGCGCCGCTTGACCTTCGAACGGGTCAAAAACTGGTGGGGAGCGGATCTTGCGGTCAACCGTGGCAAGTACAACTTCAACCGCGTCGACGTCGAGTTCTACCGCGACACCACGGTGGCCTTCGAAGCGTTCAAAGTCGGCGAATTCGACTTCTATATAGAGCACCAGGCGAAGAACTGGGCCAACGGCTATCAGTTCCCTGCCGTGCTGCGCGGCGATGTGATCCGTGCCGAAATACCTCACCAGATCCCCACCCAAACGCAGGCGCTGTTCATGAATACGCGGCGCACGGCCTTCGCCGACCAGCGTGTTCGTCAAGCGTTGGGGATGCTGTTCGATTTCGAATGGACCAACCGGGCCCTGTTCTATGGCGCCTATCAGCGTAGCGAAAGCTACTATCCCAACAGCGATTTCGCCGCGACCGGCACGCCCGAAGGCGGCGAATGGCTGCTGCTGTCGCCGTTCCGCGAGCAACTGCCGGCCGAGCTATTCAGCGAGCCGTTTCAGCTACCGAAAACCAACGGGCGCGGCATCCCACGCCGCACGCTACGCAAGGCGCTGGGATTGTTCGAACAAGCGGGCTGGAAACTGAAAGCCGATGGTTTGCGCGACAAGGCCGGCCGCCCGTTCCAGTTCGAGATCCTGCTGGTCAATCCAGGGCTTGAGCGCATCCTGCAACCCTATGTTGAAAGTCTCGCCCGGGTGGGCATCCAGGCCCGCCTGCGCACCGTAGATAGCGCGCAGTATAAACAGCGCCTGGATCGGTATGACTACGACATGATCCTGACGACACTAGCCCAGAGCCTGAGCCCGGGATTGGAGCAGTGGCTGTATTTCCATTCGAGCCAGACCAGCATCAAGGGCGGCCGCAACTATGCGGGCATCGCCAATCCGGTGGTCGACCAACTGCTGGAGAAATTGCTTGCGGCCAGCACCCGTGAAGAGCAGATTGCCGCAGCGCGCGCCATCGACCGCGTCTTGCTCTGGAATCACTACACCATTCCCAACTGGTACATCGGTTACCACCGCCTGGCGTACCGTAATCGGTTCGCGCACGTGACCACTCCGCCATATACGCTGGGGTTACGCGCCTGGTGGTTGAAAGACTTGGAGAAGACTCAATGACAGTATTCGCACGACTGCCGCTGCTGCACGCCGCTGCCTTCGTCATCCTGTGTCTTTCGGGCACGGCCGAAGCAGCGACGCAACACGCGTTGACGCTGTACGACGAGAAGCCCAAGTACCCGGCGAACTTCACTCATTTCGACTATGCCAACCCGCAAGCCCCAAAAGGCGGCACCTTGCGCCAAGCCGGCTCCGGCAGCTTCGATTCGCTCAACCCCTTCATCAACAAGGGTGTCGCCGCCGACGATATCGGCCTCATCTATGACACCCTGACAGCCCAAAGCCTGGACGAGCCCTTCACGGTTTACGGGCTGCTGGCCGAACGCATCGAGAAAGGGCCTAACAATCAGTGGGTTCGCTTCTACCTACGCCCCGAGGCACGTTTCCACGATGGCGAACCCGTTACCGCCGAGGATGTGGTCTTCACCTTCGAAACCTTGCTGGCAAAAGGCGCCCCGCACTATCGAGGGTACTACGCGGACGTTGAAAAGGCTGTCGTCGAGGGGCCTCGCCAGGTGCGCTTCGACTTCAAGCACGCCGGCAATCGGGAGCTACCGCTGATTCTGGGTCAACTACAAGTGCTGCCAAAGCATTGGTGGGCGGACCGCGATTTCAGCGCCGGCAGTATGGAGCCTCCGCTAGGGAGTGGACCGTATCGCATCGAGCGGGTCGAGCCAGGCCGCTCGGTGCAATATGCCCGAGTCGAGGACTACTGGGGTAAGGACCTAGCCGTCAACCGAGGCTTCTACAATTTCGACCACGTACATTTCGACTAC
This DNA window, taken from Stutzerimonas stutzeri, encodes the following:
- a CDS encoding extracellular solute-binding protein yields the protein MDWIHNLLRPILTVLTCLSLSAPSFATISESHGYAQFGTLKYAQDFTHFDWVNPDAPKGGRARLMASGTFDTLNPYTFKGTSPTATPGFLQYGISELNEPLMVGTGVYDPSGDEPASAYGLIAESVEYNEDRSWVVFNLRDSARFHDGHPITAYDVAFSYRLLVKDGHPRYRTDLKGVERVDILNRHRIRFVFDKPGQPLLIMRLGELPVLPQHYWKDRDFRATTFEPPLGSGPYRISEVQPGRRLTFERVKNWWGADLAVNRGKYNFNRVDVEFYRDTTVAFEAFKVGEFDFYIEHQAKNWANGYQFPAVLRGDVIRAEIPHQIPTQTQALFMNTRRTAFADQRVRQALGMLFDFEWTNRALFYGAYQRSESYYPNSDFAATGTPEGGEWLLLSPFREQLPAELFSEPFQLPKTNGRGIPRRTLRKALGLFEQAGWKLKADGLRDKAGRPFQFEILLVNPGLERILQPYVESLARVGIQARLRTVDSAQYKQRLDRYDYDMILTTLAQSLSPGLEQWLYFHSSQTSIKGGRNYAGIANPVVDQLLEKLLAASTREEQIAAARAIDRVLLWNHYTIPNWYIGYHRLAYRNRFAHVTTPPYTLGLRAWWLKDLEKTQ